The Deltaproteobacteria bacterium nucleotide sequence TCCGCTGCGACGGCTTCCTCCCGGCCGGCGGCGAGCTCGAAGATCGCCCTGGCATAGCGGCGGCTGATCTTTCCTGCAGTCATCGGTTATAGACTTGGTGTGGTGTCCTCTCGGCTGTCCGCGGAGCGACTCCGTTGCGCCGCGGCATCGCGGCGGGTTTCCCGGCTCGGCGTCAAAGCTCCTGGATCTGCTCGGAGAAGCTTTGCACCATGCGATCCTGGTCGGCGGCGGCCATGTGCTGCCGGAGCAGCCGTATCGCGGCTGCCTCGGCCTGGGAGGCCATCTCGGCGCGGATCTGCTGGCGCGCCATCTTGACCTCCTGCTCCGCCAGAAAGTCCGCGTCGGCCATCAGCTTGGCGGAGGACTCCTCGGCTTCGGCCACGATCCGTGCACGTTCGCGCTCGCCCTCGGCCCTCAGCCCAGCCCGTATCCGATCGCACTCCTCGTCGAGAACCTTCAATAATTCCTGATAGCTCCGAACGTATCCGTCGGCCTCTGCCTTGGCCTTCTGGGCCGTATCCACCGCGGCGATCATGCCTTCGCGCCGCTGCTTGAGATGGTCTCTGATGATCGGAAGGCCGAAGCGCTTGACCAGATACGCGAAGATCAGGAAGTTGATCAGCGGGAAGATGAGTTCGGTAATGGACGGCACATGGGCCTCGCCGCCGGTCGCGGCCCACGCCACGGACACGAACATTTCGCTTACGACGGTCATGACAGCCTCCGCCCCAGCACCTTCTCCGCCATCTCTTCCGCTAGCGCCTCGGCGTTGCTCGCAGCGACCACGCGCGCCGCGTCCATCTCCTTGCGAACTTCTTCGCGAATCTCCTGGATCTTTTGCGTCGCCGCGTCACGCCCCTGTGACAGGATGACGTTGCGTGCCCTGAGCGCTTCTTCCCGGATCTCGCCCTTGATGGCTTCCCCTTCCGCCCGCGCCTTGGCGATGGCGGCGTCGTACTGTTCCTGCAGCGCCTTGCCTTCGTCGGACAAGGTACGCGCCTCCGCGTGCGCGCCCTCCGTCCGGCGCTCCCGCTCCGCCATCAGACGCCCCACCGGCCCGAAGAGCACGCGGCGCAGAATGCTCCACAGGATCAGGAACAGGACGATTTGGACCACCAAGGAAAAGTCTACGCTGATCATGCTACGCGTTGGGTTGCTGAAAACACCGGACGCGGACCAACAGCCCGGGCCGTCCGGAGTTCTGAGATGGCGTGAACCGAATGCCGTCAGGCGGCGTGTCGTTCCCTTTCCACGTTGGCCGGTAGCGTCTCGCCGTGACCACGGCCCGAAGCCCCCGGCAAAGGAAAAGCCCCGATAATCCCACTAGTTACACGAAACACGGCCCAAACGGACCGTGCTTGATGGATCGGCGCGTGCAGCCGGAGGGAGGCGAACCTCATTCAACTGCCTGCCACGGCAGTGGTCTATAACATCCGAGCCTGACCTTGTCAAAGCGTGGACCGCATGACCCGGTTTCTCACTAGCCCTTGCCCATCACCATGTCCGTGATCCGTCCCAGGTCGTCCTGCGAGTAGTACTCGATCTCCAGCTTGCCCTTGCCGTCGCGCGCGCGGTGCATGAGCCGGACACGGGTGCCGAGGCGGCGCTGCAGGGTTTCGACCAGATTTGCGAGGTCGGGGTCCAGTCGATGCTCGGTCTTGGGGCGTTTTTCACTCTTGAGCCGCTTCACCAAGGCTTCGGTCTCGCGCGTGGACAGGTCCTTGGCCATGACTTCACGCACCGCTGCCGCGAGCATGGCGCGGTTTTCCAGGGCGAGGAGCGCACGGGCCTGGCCGGCGGGCAACTCACCGCGGGCCACGTGTTGCTTGATGTCGTCGGGCAGCGACAGAAGTCGCAGCGAATTCGCCACCGCGGAACGACTCCTGCCGACCTTTCCGGCGACCTGTTCCTGGGTCAGGTTGAACTGTTCCTGCAACTCGGCGAAAGCGGCGGCTTCCTCGATGGGATTCAGGTCCTCGCGCTGAAGGTTCTCGATCAACGCCAGGAGGAGGGTGTTCGGATCTACGGTTTCATGAATGATTACAGGTACTTCCGGGAGTCCCAAGCGCTGGGCCGCGCGCAGGCGGCGTTCGCCGGCGATGAGCTCGTAGCCGTTGGAGCTCGTGCGCACGACGAGGGGTTGCAGGATGCCGCTGTCCTCGATGGATCTTGCCAGCTCGTCGATCCTGGCCTCGTCGAAGATCCGCCTGGGTTGATTCGGATTGGGGATGATCAAGGAGGGATGCACCGTCATCGGCCCAGGCTCCGGGGCGGATTCCCGGACCGTCGGGGTGCTCTTCGGCAGCAGGGCGTCAAGACCCCGGCCCAGTCTAGGCTTCTGCATGCGTGGACTCCTTCCGACGATCCATTACTTCGGCCGCAAGGCCCAGGTAACCCTGTGCCCCCTTGGACCGGGGGTCGTACAGCAGGGCGGGCCTGCCGTGGCTTGGACTCTCGCTCAGGCGGACGTTCCGGGGGATGATGGTCTGAAACAACTGTTCAGGAAAATGGTCGCGGACATCCGCCGCTACCTGCGCCGATAGATTGCTGCGGGCGTCGTACATGCAGAGAACGATCCCCTCAAGCTGCAACTTCGGATTGTACGCGTCCTGGATACGCTTCATCGTATCAAGAATGGCGCTGAGGCCTTCCAGGGCATAGTACTCGCACTGAAGCGGCACCAACAGGGAGTCCGCCGCGACCAAGGCGTTGAGGGTGAGCAAACCCAGGGAAGGGGGACAATCCAGCAGAATGTAATCGAACCGGTTTTTTACTGTCTCCAGGGCGTCCCGGAGCCGGCCGAAACGGTCTTCCATGTCCATCAACTGCAACTCGGCGCTCACCAAGTCACGGTCGGCCGGCAAGAGGAACAAAAGGGGCAGTTCCGTTGCGCATAGCGCCTCGGTGGCGAAGCAGTCCTCGATCATCACGTCGTAGATGCTCTTGTTGAGAGCCCCGCGGTCGACCCCGAACCCCGTGGTGGTGTTCCCTTGGGGATCCATGTCCACCAAAAGGGTGCGTTTGGTCGCGACCGCCAGGGAGGCGCCAAGATTCACGGCCGTGGTGGTCTTACCGACCCCGCCCTTCTGATTGGCTATGGCGATTATCCTGCTCAAAACTCTTTAATATTCAATGGGTTAAGAGATTTCCGGGTACTCCGGGAATGTAACACGCCAAGACTTCGAAAGGAAGTGTAGCGCATGTTTCACGTGAAACAATGACCTCGGGACGAAGCGAAAGAGAGTGCGTCTCCCCTACACCTTCTTGAAGGTAAGCACGGTCCTTTGCTCGCTCCCGAATGGGAGAGAGAATCGAACGGTCCGGCCTTCGTCGAATCCATGGCGGGAAAGGAAGCCGCGAAGGTCATCCAAGACGGAGGGGCCCTTGGGGCCTTGCATGAGAACGCCCGTACCGTTCGGACCGAGAAGTCGGCCGCTTGCCTTTACGAAGCCGGGGATATCGGAGAACCCGCGGGTGACGGTTTCCATTATCGGGGGCAGGCCTTCGGTAGGCAGGTCCTCGGCACGACTCTCGATGACGTGGGCATTCGTCAAGTCGAGTTCCCGAATAACGTGTCGCAGAAAATTCGCACGTTTGCGGCGCGGTTCGACCAGATATACCGGCTTCTCCGGTGAAACAAGCTTGATGGGGATCCCCGGGAAACCCGCTCCGCTGCCGATGTCCACGATTGCGTCGGTATGACTCAAGAGCGGCACGACCGCGAGGGAGTCAAGGAAATGCAGTCGAATGACCAGCGGGTCTTCACGAATCGCGGTGAGGTTGAGTCGGGCGCCCCATACGGACAGTAGAGATCGATAGCTGGCGAAGCCGGCGACCTGTTGAGTTGACAACGCCAGATCGAAGGATCTCGCGCCGTCGATCAAGAGTTGCTCTGCGCTGGAGAGTTCTTTGCAGGGCACCGGTCACCACACCTGGTTGCAGGCACCGTGGAGAGGTCTCGTGTCTTGCCGCCACGAAGAAGCTTGTGGCGCAAGACACGAGGCCTCCCCTCAACCGGCCTTCAACTTGTAGAGATACAGCGAAAGCACCGAGATGGCGGCCGGGGTGACCCCCGCGATCCTGTAGGCTTGGCCGAGAGAGCGTGGCCGTACGTGTGTGAGCTTTTCCTTGATCTCGCGCGACAACCCGTCGATGGTTGCGTAATTGAGGTCCACCGGAAGGGCCACGTTCTCCAGCTTCTGAAACCGCTTCAATCCCTGTGCCTGGCGATCCACGTAACCACTGTATTTTGTTGACACTTCCACCTGCAGGGCCACATCGGATGGCACCTCCGTCACATCGGCGTCGAAGGCCTGCAGGTCCGCGAACGTAATCTCCGGACGACGGAGGAGTTGCGCCAACGGCGTGATGTTGCGAATGGGCGCCGTTCCCAGGCTCTTGAGTTGTTCCTGGACGGCTGGCGACGGATTGACGCGGATGGTTTCCAGTTTCCCGGTCCACTCCGCGATCTGTTGCTGCTTTCGGACCGTGCGATCGTGGGCCGTTGGAGTGGCCAATCCGATGCGAGAGCCCAAGTCGGTAAGCCGAAGGTCCGCGTTGTCCTCCCGAAGCAGGAGCCGGTATTCGGCCCTGGAAGTGAACATCCGGTAGGGCTCCCCGTCCGTCCCCTTGGTGACCAAGTCGTCGATCAGGACGCCGATATACGCCTGGTCACGGGAAAGAATGAGCGGCTCTTCGCCCCTGAGGCTGAGACACGCATTGATGGCCGCCATAAGGCCTTGACTGGCGGCCTCCTCATATCCGGTGGTTCCGTTGATCTGCCCGGCCAGGTACAGACCGCCAATGGCCTTCGTCTCCAGACTCGGCTTCAGTTGAGTGGGCTCCACGTAGTCGTACTCGATAGCGTAGCCCGGCCGCATGATCTCCGCGTTTTCAAGACCTTGGATGCTGTGCACCATTTCCACCTGGACGTCGAGCGGGAGGCTCGTGGAGATGCCGTTAGGATAGACCTCGACCGTGTCGTACCCCTCGGGTTCCAGGAAGATCTGGTGGCGCTGCTTGTCCGCGAAACGTACGACCTTGTCCTCGATGGAGGGACAATAGCGCGGTCCCCGGCTCTGAATCACCCCCGAGTACATGGGCGAACGGTGAATGGCCGCCCGAATGATGTCGTGTGTCGACGGGTTGGTGTAGGTAACGTGGCAGGGGACCTGCTTCTGCTCGATCCGCGCCGTGCCGAACGAAAACGGCACGGGGTTCTCGTCTCCATGCTGAATATGCAGCTTGGAGTAGTCGATGGAATCGGCGTGCAAACGTGGACAAGTGCCGGTTTTCAGGCGTCCCAGGCGCAAACCGAGCTCGCTCAAGGACTTGCTGAGTCCCTGCGCGGCGAAATCCCCGGCTCGACCCCCCGAATAGTTGCGGTCGCCGACGTGGATCAACCCCTGCAGGAAGGTTCCGGTGGTCAAGATCGTCCTCTTGCCTTCGAACACCTCTCCGATCTGGGTCTCCACGCCTACGACTTCGCCATCGCGGCATACCAGCCGTTCCACGCTGGCTTGTTTGAGGATGAGGTTCTCACACCGCTCTACTACCCGTTTCATCCGCTGGCGGTAGAGCGCCTTGTCCGCTTGGGCGCGGGATGCCCTGACCGCCGGCCCCTTCCTGGTGTTCAGCACGCGAAACTGGATGCCGGTCTCGTCGATGGCCCGGGCCATCTCGCCGCCAAGCGCATCGATTTCCTTGACCAAGTGGCCCTTTCCGATGCCTCCGATGGCCGGATTGCAGGACATCTGGCCGATATGGTCCAGGTTGAGCGTCAACATCAACGTGTCGAAACCCATGCGTGCGGCCGCCAACGCGGCTTCGATGCCTGCGTGCCCGGCGCCTACGACGATGACGTCATAGATTCTGCCGGCTCCTCCCAGCGATTGTTTCACGTGAAACATCCTTTGCTGAATGACTTGGGACGACACCGATTGTGACAAATTGTGTGTCCGACTTCCACGCTCTAACCATGGTGCCTGCGGAACTGTTCGGCGGCCCTCGACTTCGCTTCGCTCAGGCCGAACGGGGCCGTGGCACCTCATCGGCACTTGGTGCCGGAGCTCCCGCGCTACTTGCCGATGCAGAACTGCGAAAAAATACGGTCGAGGATGTCCTCATTGGTCACGGTACCGATGATCTCCTCAAGACTGTCCCGCGCCTCCTGCAGGTCCACGGCCACAATGTCGGGCGGAAGGCCCTGCTCGATGGCACGATGCACTTCCACAAGACTCTCCCTGGCCCGGTCCAGGGCCGCCTTGTGACGCACGTTCGTCACCACGATCTCCGGCTCCGCCGCCGAGTCCAGGAAACAGTCCCGCAGGGACTCTTTCAAATCGTCCAACCCCTGTCCCGTCAAAGCCGACACCGCCACCTGCCGCAGACCGGGGACACGGCCGGACACCGCCGTACGGTCGATGTGCTGCTCCAGGTCGCACTTGTTGACGACCACGAGGCCTGCCATTCCTCGCACCCGCTCCATCACGTCCATGTCTTCCGCGGCCAGCGCCGCCGACCCGTCGAGGACCAGCATGCATCCCTGGCTCTCGGCGAGCCGCTTCAACGTCACGTCGATGCCAATCTGCTCCACGCCCTCGGTCCTGTCCCGGATACCCGCCGTGTCCCACAGTACCACGGGCAAGCCGTTGAGGTTCACGGTCTCCTCGATGAAGTCACGTGTGGTCCCCGGCGTAGAGGTCACGATGGCTCGGTCAACCCCCAGCAGCGCGTTCAGCAGGCTCGACTTGCCGACGTTCGGCCGCCCCACGATGCACACCCGTACTCCCTCGCGGATCAAGCGGCCCCATTCGTAACTGTCGGCGAGGGAAGAAACCCTGGCGACGACCTCCGCGACCTTCCGGCCCAACGCCTCACGCTGCAGCAGCTCGATCTCTTCCTCCGGGAAGTCGATGGCCGCCTCCACCTGTACGAGCGTATCCACCAGTTCTTCGCGAAGAGACTGGACCTCCTGCGAAAGGCCGCCGTCCATCTGGCCCAGGGCGATCCCGGCGGCCTTGTCGGTACGTGACCGGATCAGATCCAGCACTGCCTCGGCCTGCGCCAAATCCAATCGACCATTCAAGAACGCTCTCTTGGTAAATTCCCCTGGGTCCGCGTGCCGCGCTCCGCGCCCGAGCGCCAGACCGAGCACCTGCCGCACCACGTACGGACCCCCGTGGCAATGGATCTCGACGGTGTCCTCGCCGGTATAGCTCCTGGGCTCCCGCAGGAAGGCAAACATCACCTCGTCCACCACGGCGCCGTTGCCGGGGTCCCGCACCCTCCCGTGATACAGGCGGTGTGATTCCCAGTCGGCGTCCTTCCGCGCAAGGATTTCCCGTCCGATGCGCTCGGCATCCGGTCCGCTCAAGCGCACCATCGCCACTCCCCCTTCGCCAGGGGGCGTCGCCACCGCCGCGATGGTATCCGCCCGGTACATCAGGAACGCCTCCGCTCTCCGCTCGCCTGCAACATTATATCCTATCCGGCGGCATCGTGCGTCCGCTTCGCCGTCCCGCCGACGACACCGGCGCCGCGTATTCGCCTATCCTGGAATACTGTGTTAGATACACCACTTAACGCCATGGAACGGACCACCGACGACCTCCGAGTCGAAACCCTGCGCCCACTGGTGCCGCCAATGATCCTGGTAAACGAGGAGCTGCCGATTACCGACCAGGCGACGGCCACGGTGACCAAGGCGCGGCACCAGATCGATAACATCCTCAACGGACAGGATGGGCGACTGCTGGTGATCGCGGGTCCCTGTTCCATTCACGATACGGATGCGGCTCTCGAGTACGCCGGCCGTCTCAAACGGGAAGCCGACCGCCTCGCCGACGACCTCTACATCATCATGCGCGTCTACTTCGAAAAGCCGCGCACCACGGTCGGCTGGAAGGGGCTGATCAACGACCCCAACCTCGACGGAAAGTTTAATATAAACAAGGGATTAAGGGTTGCCCGGGGGCTCTTGCTGGAGCTCGCGAACATGGGTGTGCCGGCGGGTTCCGAGTTCCTCGACACCATCAGCCCGCAGTTCACCGCCGACCTCGTCTCTTGGGGCGCCATCGGCGCCCGGACCGCGGAAAGCCAGGTCCACCGCGAGCTGGCCTCGGGCCTGTCGATGCCGGTGGGTTTCAAGAACGGCACCGGCGGCTCGATCCAGATCGCCATCGACGGCGTCCGCGCCGCGTGCCACCCGCACCATTTCCTCGGCGTCACCGATCAGGGAATCGCCGCGATCATCTCCACGTCCGGAAACGCAAGCTGCCACGTCATCCTGCGCGGCTCCAATGCCGGACCCAACTACGACCGCGGCGTGATCGACAAGACCGCGGAAACCCTGCGCGCCGCCGATCTGCCAAACCGCGTCCTCGTCGACTGCAGCCACGGCAACAGCCAGAAGGATTATCGGCGCCAGCCCGAAGTATGCGCCGACGTGTGCGCCCAAGTCGCCGCGGGTTCCGACAATATCTGCGGCGTGATGATGGAAAGCCACCTCGTCGCCGGCCGTCAGGACATCAAGCCCGACACCCCTCTCACCTACGGCCAGAGCGTCACCGACGCCTGCATCGACTGGGAAACCACCGTCCCCATGCTCGAAGACCTCGCCCGCGCCGCGGCGGCGCGGCGCGCGTAGCATCGTCGAACAGTTCCCGTCTCCGCCGCGCGATCGTTCCCGAGGAGCTTACAGGGCCACCTCCCGGCCTTCTTCCGACGCCTCCGTGATGGCGTCGACGAGCCGGTGCAAGTCCACGGCCGTATTGAAATCGGGCTCGCAGCCGGTGCCGTTGCGGATGGCCTCCCCAAATCTCACGTACATTTCGCCAACGTTCTTGGGTTCCTTATCCGGGGTCTCCGCCGGCGCGGTGACGTACTCGCCCGGCACCTCCAGCTCCTCGAGGCCGGACCCGCCGGCCTTGGCTCCCTGAAGGCGCACCGCCAGGAGTTGCGGCGTGTTGCCGGAGGAGGCCACCAGCGTGCCCTCGCGACCGTAGATCTCCATGCGGTAGCCGGACACGCTCCAGGGTACGGCGGCCACGTAGACCGAGGCCACCGCGCCGTTGGCCAACCGCCCGCTCACCAGCACGTTGTCCGGGGCGTCGACGTCGACGTAGCGTTGCGTGTCGGTCTCGTACCACTGCCGCGCCTGGGTGCTCACCACGGCGGACACGGAGCTGAAATCGCCCACGATGAAGCGCAGCGCATCGATGGTATGGCCCCCCGGGATGTTCAAGGTGCTGGCGCCCAGGGATTTGTCCTTCTGCCAGGTCCGGTCCGAGGGC carries:
- a CDS encoding ATP synthase F0 subunit B, with protein sequence MTVVSEMFVSVAWAATGGEAHVPSITELIFPLINFLIFAYLVKRFGLPIIRDHLKQRREGMIAAVDTAQKAKAEADGYVRSYQELLKVLDEECDRIRAGLRAEGERERARIVAEAEESSAKLMADADFLAEQEVKMARQQIRAEMASQAEAAAIRLLRQHMAAADQDRMVQSFSEQIQEL
- a CDS encoding ATP synthase F0 subunit B — protein: MISVDFSLVVQIVLFLILWSILRRVLFGPVGRLMAERERRTEGAHAEARTLSDEGKALQEQYDAAIAKARAEGEAIKGEIREEALRARNVILSQGRDAATQKIQEIREEVRKEMDAARVVAASNAEALAEEMAEKVLGRRLS
- a CDS encoding ParB/RepB/Spo0J family partition protein, which gives rise to MQKPRLGRGLDALLPKSTPTVRESAPEPGPMTVHPSLIIPNPNQPRRIFDEARIDELARSIEDSGILQPLVVRTSSNGYELIAGERRLRAAQRLGLPEVPVIIHETVDPNTLLLALIENLQREDLNPIEEAAAFAELQEQFNLTQEQVAGKVGRSRSAVANSLRLLSLPDDIKQHVARGELPAGQARALLALENRAMLAAAVREVMAKDLSTRETEALVKRLKSEKRPKTEHRLDPDLANLVETLQRRLGTRVRLMHRARDGKGKLEIEYYSQDDLGRITDMVMGKG
- a CDS encoding AAA family ATPase translates to MSRIIAIANQKGGVGKTTTAVNLGASLAVATKRTLLVDMDPQGNTTTGFGVDRGALNKSIYDVMIEDCFATEALCATELPLLFLLPADRDLVSAELQLMDMEDRFGRLRDALETVKNRFDYILLDCPPSLGLLTLNALVAADSLLVPLQCEYYALEGLSAILDTMKRIQDAYNPKLQLEGIVLCMYDARSNLSAQVAADVRDHFPEQLFQTIIPRNVRLSESPSHGRPALLYDPRSKGAQGYLGLAAEVMDRRKESTHAEA
- the rsmG gene encoding 16S rRNA (guanine(527)-N(7))-methyltransferase RsmG; this encodes MPCKELSSAEQLLIDGARSFDLALSTQQVAGFASYRSLLSVWGARLNLTAIREDPLVIRLHFLDSLAVVPLLSHTDAIVDIGSGAGFPGIPIKLVSPEKPVYLVEPRRKRANFLRHVIRELDLTNAHVIESRAEDLPTEGLPPIMETVTRGFSDIPGFVKASGRLLGPNGTGVLMQGPKGPSVLDDLRGFLSRHGFDEGRTVRFSLPFGSEQRTVLTFKKV
- the mnmG gene encoding tRNA uridine-5-carboxymethylaminomethyl(34) synthesis enzyme MnmG, which produces MGGAGRIYDVIVVGAGHAGIEAALAAARMGFDTLMLTLNLDHIGQMSCNPAIGGIGKGHLVKEIDALGGEMARAIDETGIQFRVLNTRKGPAVRASRAQADKALYRQRMKRVVERCENLILKQASVERLVCRDGEVVGVETQIGEVFEGKRTILTTGTFLQGLIHVGDRNYSGGRAGDFAAQGLSKSLSELGLRLGRLKTGTCPRLHADSIDYSKLHIQHGDENPVPFSFGTARIEQKQVPCHVTYTNPSTHDIIRAAIHRSPMYSGVIQSRGPRYCPSIEDKVVRFADKQRHQIFLEPEGYDTVEVYPNGISTSLPLDVQVEMVHSIQGLENAEIMRPGYAIEYDYVEPTQLKPSLETKAIGGLYLAGQINGTTGYEEAASQGLMAAINACLSLRGEEPLILSRDQAYIGVLIDDLVTKGTDGEPYRMFTSRAEYRLLLREDNADLRLTDLGSRIGLATPTAHDRTVRKQQQIAEWTGKLETIRVNPSPAVQEQLKSLGTAPIRNITPLAQLLRRPEITFADLQAFDADVTEVPSDVALQVEVSTKYSGYVDRQAQGLKRFQKLENVALPVDLNYATIDGLSREIKEKLTHVRPRSLGQAYRIAGVTPAAISVLSLYLYKLKAG
- the mnmE gene encoding tRNA uridine-5-carboxymethylaminomethyl(34) synthesis GTPase MnmE, whose amino-acid sequence is MYRADTIAAVATPPGEGGVAMVRLSGPDAERIGREILARKDADWESHRLYHGRVRDPGNGAVVDEVMFAFLREPRSYTGEDTVEIHCHGGPYVVRQVLGLALGRGARHADPGEFTKRAFLNGRLDLAQAEAVLDLIRSRTDKAAGIALGQMDGGLSQEVQSLREELVDTLVQVEAAIDFPEEEIELLQREALGRKVAEVVARVSSLADSYEWGRLIREGVRVCIVGRPNVGKSSLLNALLGVDRAIVTSTPGTTRDFIEETVNLNGLPVVLWDTAGIRDRTEGVEQIGIDVTLKRLAESQGCMLVLDGSAALAAEDMDVMERVRGMAGLVVVNKCDLEQHIDRTAVSGRVPGLRQVAVSALTGQGLDDLKESLRDCFLDSAAEPEIVVTNVRHKAALDRARESLVEVHRAIEQGLPPDIVAVDLQEARDSLEEIIGTVTNEDILDRIFSQFCIGK
- a CDS encoding 3-deoxy-7-phosphoheptulonate synthase, with product MERTTDDLRVETLRPLVPPMILVNEELPITDQATATVTKARHQIDNILNGQDGRLLVIAGPCSIHDTDAALEYAGRLKREADRLADDLYIIMRVYFEKPRTTVGWKGLINDPNLDGKFNINKGLRVARGLLLELANMGVPAGSEFLDTISPQFTADLVSWGAIGARTAESQVHRELASGLSMPVGFKNGTGGSIQIAIDGVRAACHPHHFLGVTDQGIAAIISTSGNASCHVILRGSNAGPNYDRGVIDKTAETLRAADLPNRVLVDCSHGNSQKDYRRQPEVCADVCAQVAAGSDNICGVMMESHLVAGRQDIKPDTPLTYGQSVTDACIDWETTVPMLEDLARAAAARRA
- a CDS encoding Gfo/Idh/MocA family oxidoreductase; this translates as PSDRTWQKDKSLGASTLNIPGGHTIDALRFIVGDFSSVSAVVSTQARQWYETDTQRYVDVDAPDNVLVSGRLANGAVASVYVAAVPWSVSGYRMEIYGREGTLVASSGNTPQLLAVRLQGAKAGGSGLEELEVPGEYVTAPAETPDKEPKNVGEMYVRFGEAIRNGTGCEPDFNTAVDLHRLVDAITEASEEGREVAL